A single Pangasianodon hypophthalmus isolate fPanHyp1 chromosome 27, fPanHyp1.pri, whole genome shotgun sequence DNA region contains:
- the klhl13 gene encoding kelch-like protein 13 isoform X1, which translates to MSGVDLRGLRRKQGQTPSLERCAVVECAGMDYPVHRGDTMALGLHDRYCAISLVEDDDAHMKVSLGCGEMGLSAHLQASKTGNTRFFTSNTHSSVVLQGFDQLRIEGLLCDVTLVAGDGDEAFPVHRAMMASSSDYFKAMFTGGMKEQDLMCIKLHGVNRIGLKKIIDFIYTAKLSLNMENLQDTLEAASFLQILPVLDFCKVFLISGVSLENCVEVGRIASAYNLAEVDKYVNNFILKNFPALLGTGEFVKLPVERLAFALSSNGLRRCSELELFKAACRWLRAEDGRMEHAARLMRNVRFPLMSPSELINHVQTVDFMRTDNACVNLLLEASNYQMMPYMQPVMQSERTAIRSDSAHLVTLGGVLRQQLVVSKELRLFDEKAHEWRALAPMDAPRYQHGIAVIGNFLYVVGGQSNYDTKGKTAVDTAFRYDPRYNRWMQVACLNEKRTFFHLSALKGHLYAVGGRNAAGELATVECYNPRTNEWTYVAKMNEPHYGHAGTVYGGYMYISGGITHDTFQKELMCFDPEADRWTQKAPMTTVRGLHCMCTVGDRLYVIGGNHFRGTSDYDDVLSCEYYSPALDVWTGIAAMLRGQSDVGVAVFDNKIYVVGGYSWNNRCMVEIVQKYDPDKDEWHKVFDLPESLGGIRACTLTVYPPDELALAGSPSRESPLSAP; encoded by the exons atctcTGGTGGAGGATGATGATGCTCatatgaaggtgtctcttggcTGTGGTGAGATGGGGCTCTCCGCCCACTTGCAGGCATCCAAGACGGGCAACACCCGCTTCTTCACAAGTAACACGCACAGCTCCGTCGTCCTacag GGTTTTGATCAGTTGAGGATAGAGGGGCTGCTGTGCGACGTCACGTTGGTGGCCGGCGACGGTGACGAGGCGTTTCCTGTCCACAGAGCCATGATGGCGTCATCCAGCGACTATTTCAAAGCCATGTTCacag GTGGGATGAAGGAGCAGGACCTGATGTGTATAAAGCTGCATGGCGTGAACCGCATCGGCCTGAAGAAGATCATCGACTTCATCTACACAGCCAAGCTCTCGCTCAACATGGAGAACCTGCAGGACACCCTGGAGGCGGCCAGCTTCCTGCAGATCCTCCCGGTGCTCGACTTCTGCAAAGTGTTCCTCATCTCCGGG GTGTCTCTGGAGAACTGCGTGGAGGTGGGGCGCATCGCTAGCGCTTACAACCTGGCCGAGGTGGACAAATACGTGAACAACTTCATCCTGAAGAACTTCCCAGCGCTCCTCGGGACGGGCGAGTTCGTGAAGCTTCCTGTGGagaggctagccttcgctctgTCCTCTAACGGTCTGCGGCGCTGCAGTGAGCTGGAGCTGTTTAAAGCGGCGTGCCGCTGGCTGCGGGCGGAGGACGGGCGCATGGAGCACGCGGCGCGCCTCATGCGCAACGTCCGCTTCCCGCTGATGAGCCCGAGCGAACTCATCAACCACGTGCAGACGGTGGACTTCATGCGCACGGACAACGCGTGCGTCAACCTGCTGCTGGAGGCCAGCAACTACCAGATGATGCCCTACATGCAGCCGGTGATGCAGTCCGAGCGCACGGCGATCCGCTCCGACAGCGCACACTTAGTGACTCTGGGTGGCGTCCTGCGCCAGCAGCTGGTCGTCAGTAAGGAACTGCGTCTGTTCGATGAGAAGGCGCACGAGTGGCGCGCACTTGCGCCGATGGACGCGCCTCGCTACCAACACGGCATCGCCGTCATCGGCAACTTCCTGTACGTCGTCGGAGGACAGAGCAACTACGATACCAAGGGGAAGACCGCAGTGGACACGGCGTTCCGCTACGACCCGCGCTACAACCGCTGGATGCAGGTGGCCTGCCTCAACGAGAAGAGGACCTTCTTCCATCTGAGCGCGCTCAAAGGCCACCTGTACGCCGTCGGAGGCAGGAACGCCGCTGGAGAGCTCG cAACGGTGGAGTGTTATAACCCCAGGACGAATGAGTGGACGTACGTGGCCAAGATGAACGAGCCACACTACGGTCACGCAGGAACGGTCTACGGAGGTTACATGTACATTTCAG GCGGCATTACACACGACACCTTCCAGAAGGAGCTGATGTGCTTCGACCCGGAGGCGGACCGGTGGACGCAGAAGGCCCCTATGACGACGGTGCGCGGGCTGCACTGCATGTGCACGGTGGGCGACCGGCTCTACGTGATCGGCGGCAACCACTTCCGCGGCACCAGCGACTACGACGACGTCCTGAGCTGCGAGTACTACAGCCCGGCGCTGGACGTGTGGACAGGCATTGCGGCCATGCTGCGCGGCCAGAGCGACGTGGGCGTGGCCGTGTTCGACAACAAGATTTATGTGGTGGGTGGCTACTCGTGGAACAACCGCTGCATGGTGGAGATCGTGCAGAAGTACGATCCGGACAAGGATGAGTGGCATAAAGTGTTTGACCTGCCCGAGTCGCTGGGGGGGATCCGGGCGTGCACGCTTACTGTGTACCCTCCAGACGAGCTGGCGCTGGCGGGGTCGCCCAGCCGAGAGTCACCCCTGTCCGCCCCTTGA
- the klhl13 gene encoding kelch-like protein 13 isoform X2 has protein sequence MSGVDLRGLRRKQGQTPSLERCAVVECAGMDYPVHRGDTMALGLHDRSLVEDDDAHMKVSLGCGEMGLSAHLQASKTGNTRFFTSNTHSSVVLQGFDQLRIEGLLCDVTLVAGDGDEAFPVHRAMMASSSDYFKAMFTGGMKEQDLMCIKLHGVNRIGLKKIIDFIYTAKLSLNMENLQDTLEAASFLQILPVLDFCKVFLISGVSLENCVEVGRIASAYNLAEVDKYVNNFILKNFPALLGTGEFVKLPVERLAFALSSNGLRRCSELELFKAACRWLRAEDGRMEHAARLMRNVRFPLMSPSELINHVQTVDFMRTDNACVNLLLEASNYQMMPYMQPVMQSERTAIRSDSAHLVTLGGVLRQQLVVSKELRLFDEKAHEWRALAPMDAPRYQHGIAVIGNFLYVVGGQSNYDTKGKTAVDTAFRYDPRYNRWMQVACLNEKRTFFHLSALKGHLYAVGGRNAAGELATVECYNPRTNEWTYVAKMNEPHYGHAGTVYGGYMYISGGITHDTFQKELMCFDPEADRWTQKAPMTTVRGLHCMCTVGDRLYVIGGNHFRGTSDYDDVLSCEYYSPALDVWTGIAAMLRGQSDVGVAVFDNKIYVVGGYSWNNRCMVEIVQKYDPDKDEWHKVFDLPESLGGIRACTLTVYPPDELALAGSPSRESPLSAP, from the exons atctcTGGTGGAGGATGATGATGCTCatatgaaggtgtctcttggcTGTGGTGAGATGGGGCTCTCCGCCCACTTGCAGGCATCCAAGACGGGCAACACCCGCTTCTTCACAAGTAACACGCACAGCTCCGTCGTCCTacag GGTTTTGATCAGTTGAGGATAGAGGGGCTGCTGTGCGACGTCACGTTGGTGGCCGGCGACGGTGACGAGGCGTTTCCTGTCCACAGAGCCATGATGGCGTCATCCAGCGACTATTTCAAAGCCATGTTCacag GTGGGATGAAGGAGCAGGACCTGATGTGTATAAAGCTGCATGGCGTGAACCGCATCGGCCTGAAGAAGATCATCGACTTCATCTACACAGCCAAGCTCTCGCTCAACATGGAGAACCTGCAGGACACCCTGGAGGCGGCCAGCTTCCTGCAGATCCTCCCGGTGCTCGACTTCTGCAAAGTGTTCCTCATCTCCGGG GTGTCTCTGGAGAACTGCGTGGAGGTGGGGCGCATCGCTAGCGCTTACAACCTGGCCGAGGTGGACAAATACGTGAACAACTTCATCCTGAAGAACTTCCCAGCGCTCCTCGGGACGGGCGAGTTCGTGAAGCTTCCTGTGGagaggctagccttcgctctgTCCTCTAACGGTCTGCGGCGCTGCAGTGAGCTGGAGCTGTTTAAAGCGGCGTGCCGCTGGCTGCGGGCGGAGGACGGGCGCATGGAGCACGCGGCGCGCCTCATGCGCAACGTCCGCTTCCCGCTGATGAGCCCGAGCGAACTCATCAACCACGTGCAGACGGTGGACTTCATGCGCACGGACAACGCGTGCGTCAACCTGCTGCTGGAGGCCAGCAACTACCAGATGATGCCCTACATGCAGCCGGTGATGCAGTCCGAGCGCACGGCGATCCGCTCCGACAGCGCACACTTAGTGACTCTGGGTGGCGTCCTGCGCCAGCAGCTGGTCGTCAGTAAGGAACTGCGTCTGTTCGATGAGAAGGCGCACGAGTGGCGCGCACTTGCGCCGATGGACGCGCCTCGCTACCAACACGGCATCGCCGTCATCGGCAACTTCCTGTACGTCGTCGGAGGACAGAGCAACTACGATACCAAGGGGAAGACCGCAGTGGACACGGCGTTCCGCTACGACCCGCGCTACAACCGCTGGATGCAGGTGGCCTGCCTCAACGAGAAGAGGACCTTCTTCCATCTGAGCGCGCTCAAAGGCCACCTGTACGCCGTCGGAGGCAGGAACGCCGCTGGAGAGCTCG cAACGGTGGAGTGTTATAACCCCAGGACGAATGAGTGGACGTACGTGGCCAAGATGAACGAGCCACACTACGGTCACGCAGGAACGGTCTACGGAGGTTACATGTACATTTCAG GCGGCATTACACACGACACCTTCCAGAAGGAGCTGATGTGCTTCGACCCGGAGGCGGACCGGTGGACGCAGAAGGCCCCTATGACGACGGTGCGCGGGCTGCACTGCATGTGCACGGTGGGCGACCGGCTCTACGTGATCGGCGGCAACCACTTCCGCGGCACCAGCGACTACGACGACGTCCTGAGCTGCGAGTACTACAGCCCGGCGCTGGACGTGTGGACAGGCATTGCGGCCATGCTGCGCGGCCAGAGCGACGTGGGCGTGGCCGTGTTCGACAACAAGATTTATGTGGTGGGTGGCTACTCGTGGAACAACCGCTGCATGGTGGAGATCGTGCAGAAGTACGATCCGGACAAGGATGAGTGGCATAAAGTGTTTGACCTGCCCGAGTCGCTGGGGGGGATCCGGGCGTGCACGCTTACTGTGTACCCTCCAGACGAGCTGGCGCTGGCGGGGTCGCCCAGCCGAGAGTCACCCCTGTCCGCCCCTTGA
- the klhl13 gene encoding kelch-like protein 13 isoform X3 translates to MPLKWKSASPVSWKFPVPVLKTSRSSPLSPAYISLVEDDDAHMKVSLGCGEMGLSAHLQASKTGNTRFFTSNTHSSVVLQGFDQLRIEGLLCDVTLVAGDGDEAFPVHRAMMASSSDYFKAMFTGGMKEQDLMCIKLHGVNRIGLKKIIDFIYTAKLSLNMENLQDTLEAASFLQILPVLDFCKVFLISGVSLENCVEVGRIASAYNLAEVDKYVNNFILKNFPALLGTGEFVKLPVERLAFALSSNGLRRCSELELFKAACRWLRAEDGRMEHAARLMRNVRFPLMSPSELINHVQTVDFMRTDNACVNLLLEASNYQMMPYMQPVMQSERTAIRSDSAHLVTLGGVLRQQLVVSKELRLFDEKAHEWRALAPMDAPRYQHGIAVIGNFLYVVGGQSNYDTKGKTAVDTAFRYDPRYNRWMQVACLNEKRTFFHLSALKGHLYAVGGRNAAGELATVECYNPRTNEWTYVAKMNEPHYGHAGTVYGGYMYISGGITHDTFQKELMCFDPEADRWTQKAPMTTVRGLHCMCTVGDRLYVIGGNHFRGTSDYDDVLSCEYYSPALDVWTGIAAMLRGQSDVGVAVFDNKIYVVGGYSWNNRCMVEIVQKYDPDKDEWHKVFDLPESLGGIRACTLTVYPPDELALAGSPSRESPLSAP, encoded by the exons ATGCCGCTGAAATGGAAAAGCGCTTCTCCCGTGAGCTGGAAATTCCCCGTGCCTGTGCTTAAAACCTCCCGCTCCTCTCCGTTATCACCGGCTTACAT atctcTGGTGGAGGATGATGATGCTCatatgaaggtgtctcttggcTGTGGTGAGATGGGGCTCTCCGCCCACTTGCAGGCATCCAAGACGGGCAACACCCGCTTCTTCACAAGTAACACGCACAGCTCCGTCGTCCTacag GGTTTTGATCAGTTGAGGATAGAGGGGCTGCTGTGCGACGTCACGTTGGTGGCCGGCGACGGTGACGAGGCGTTTCCTGTCCACAGAGCCATGATGGCGTCATCCAGCGACTATTTCAAAGCCATGTTCacag GTGGGATGAAGGAGCAGGACCTGATGTGTATAAAGCTGCATGGCGTGAACCGCATCGGCCTGAAGAAGATCATCGACTTCATCTACACAGCCAAGCTCTCGCTCAACATGGAGAACCTGCAGGACACCCTGGAGGCGGCCAGCTTCCTGCAGATCCTCCCGGTGCTCGACTTCTGCAAAGTGTTCCTCATCTCCGGG GTGTCTCTGGAGAACTGCGTGGAGGTGGGGCGCATCGCTAGCGCTTACAACCTGGCCGAGGTGGACAAATACGTGAACAACTTCATCCTGAAGAACTTCCCAGCGCTCCTCGGGACGGGCGAGTTCGTGAAGCTTCCTGTGGagaggctagccttcgctctgTCCTCTAACGGTCTGCGGCGCTGCAGTGAGCTGGAGCTGTTTAAAGCGGCGTGCCGCTGGCTGCGGGCGGAGGACGGGCGCATGGAGCACGCGGCGCGCCTCATGCGCAACGTCCGCTTCCCGCTGATGAGCCCGAGCGAACTCATCAACCACGTGCAGACGGTGGACTTCATGCGCACGGACAACGCGTGCGTCAACCTGCTGCTGGAGGCCAGCAACTACCAGATGATGCCCTACATGCAGCCGGTGATGCAGTCCGAGCGCACGGCGATCCGCTCCGACAGCGCACACTTAGTGACTCTGGGTGGCGTCCTGCGCCAGCAGCTGGTCGTCAGTAAGGAACTGCGTCTGTTCGATGAGAAGGCGCACGAGTGGCGCGCACTTGCGCCGATGGACGCGCCTCGCTACCAACACGGCATCGCCGTCATCGGCAACTTCCTGTACGTCGTCGGAGGACAGAGCAACTACGATACCAAGGGGAAGACCGCAGTGGACACGGCGTTCCGCTACGACCCGCGCTACAACCGCTGGATGCAGGTGGCCTGCCTCAACGAGAAGAGGACCTTCTTCCATCTGAGCGCGCTCAAAGGCCACCTGTACGCCGTCGGAGGCAGGAACGCCGCTGGAGAGCTCG cAACGGTGGAGTGTTATAACCCCAGGACGAATGAGTGGACGTACGTGGCCAAGATGAACGAGCCACACTACGGTCACGCAGGAACGGTCTACGGAGGTTACATGTACATTTCAG GCGGCATTACACACGACACCTTCCAGAAGGAGCTGATGTGCTTCGACCCGGAGGCGGACCGGTGGACGCAGAAGGCCCCTATGACGACGGTGCGCGGGCTGCACTGCATGTGCACGGTGGGCGACCGGCTCTACGTGATCGGCGGCAACCACTTCCGCGGCACCAGCGACTACGACGACGTCCTGAGCTGCGAGTACTACAGCCCGGCGCTGGACGTGTGGACAGGCATTGCGGCCATGCTGCGCGGCCAGAGCGACGTGGGCGTGGCCGTGTTCGACAACAAGATTTATGTGGTGGGTGGCTACTCGTGGAACAACCGCTGCATGGTGGAGATCGTGCAGAAGTACGATCCGGACAAGGATGAGTGGCATAAAGTGTTTGACCTGCCCGAGTCGCTGGGGGGGATCCGGGCGTGCACGCTTACTGTGTACCCTCCAGACGAGCTGGCGCTGGCGGGGTCGCCCAGCCGAGAGTCACCCCTGTCCGCCCCTTGA